One genomic window of Sphingobacterium oryzagri includes the following:
- a CDS encoding alpha-L-fucosidase: MDRRTAIKMLGTAIPALYLSKFSHGQGKNWTKVPFRPTWDSLEQYRVPAWFRDAKFGIWAHWGPQCQPERGDWYARGMYEEGSDQYNYHIATYGHPSKFGFKDVINEWKATQWDAEKLMDLYARTGAQYFMALANHHDNLDLYNSSHHAWNSMHVGPKRDIVGGWERAAKKRGLRFGVSVHAAHAWTWYETAQRSDKNGPLKGVPYDGRQQKADGNGQWWQGLDPQELYAQNHPLSKDSEDGHSIHKQWHWDVQSGVNVPTPAYCDNFKARTIELIDNYRPDIVYFDDTALPLWPISDVGLEIAAHYYNENQKWNKGELTAVINGKILNEQQRKCMVWDIERGQSNRIEPEPWQTCTCIGAWHYDRRIYDNDHYKSAKTVIHMLVDVVSKNGNLLLSVPLRGDGSLDDKARKVVEGIADWMQINAEAIIGTRPWFIFGEGPAQEEAPALEAQGFNEGKGKPFTAQDIRFTTKGSVLFATVLGVPNQKTIIIKSLGKASAKRYQRQQIANIQLLGSTDPLSFVQHADYLEVHLPENTESNAIGMVLRIS; this comes from the coding sequence ATGGATAGGAGAACAGCCATTAAGATGTTGGGAACAGCTATTCCTGCTCTTTATTTAAGTAAATTTTCGCACGGACAGGGAAAAAACTGGACGAAAGTGCCGTTCCGCCCAACCTGGGATTCGTTGGAGCAATATCGTGTGCCGGCTTGGTTTCGCGATGCAAAATTTGGGATTTGGGCACATTGGGGGCCACAGTGTCAGCCCGAACGGGGCGATTGGTACGCTCGCGGCATGTATGAAGAAGGTTCTGATCAATATAATTACCACATAGCGACTTACGGACACCCTTCTAAGTTTGGTTTTAAAGACGTTATTAACGAATGGAAAGCAACGCAGTGGGATGCGGAAAAGCTGATGGATTTGTATGCGCGCACGGGTGCGCAATATTTTATGGCGCTGGCCAACCATCATGATAATTTAGATTTGTATAACAGCAGTCATCACGCCTGGAACAGTATGCATGTTGGTCCGAAGCGAGATATTGTAGGTGGGTGGGAGCGAGCCGCAAAAAAACGCGGTTTGCGTTTTGGCGTAAGTGTGCATGCGGCACATGCGTGGACTTGGTATGAAACGGCACAGCGATCTGATAAAAATGGTCCGCTAAAAGGCGTTCCGTATGATGGTAGGCAGCAAAAAGCTGATGGAAACGGGCAATGGTGGCAAGGCTTAGATCCACAGGAACTGTATGCGCAAAATCATCCACTAAGTAAAGATAGTGAAGACGGGCACAGCATTCACAAACAGTGGCACTGGGATGTCCAGTCGGGTGTTAACGTGCCTACACCAGCATATTGTGACAATTTTAAAGCGCGTACTATCGAGCTGATTGATAATTATCGACCGGATATCGTGTATTTTGATGATACTGCGCTTCCGCTTTGGCCAATAAGTGATGTAGGCTTAGAGATAGCAGCGCATTATTACAATGAAAATCAAAAGTGGAATAAGGGCGAATTGACCGCCGTGATAAACGGTAAAATCCTGAATGAACAACAACGAAAATGTATGGTTTGGGATATCGAGCGCGGGCAAAGTAATCGAATTGAGCCTGAGCCTTGGCAAACCTGTACTTGTATCGGAGCCTGGCACTACGACCGAAGAATTTATGATAATGATCATTATAAATCGGCAAAGACAGTTATTCATATGCTGGTCGATGTCGTTAGCAAAAATGGCAACCTGTTGCTCAGCGTTCCATTACGTGGTGATGGCTCGTTAGACGATAAAGCGCGCAAGGTCGTTGAAGGCATTGCCGATTGGATGCAGATTAATGCGGAAGCGATTATCGGCACCAGACCTTGGTTTATCTTTGGCGAAGGTCCGGCGCAGGAAGAAGCGCCAGCATTAGAGGCGCAAGGATTTAACGAAGGCAAGGGCAAACCATTTACGGCGCAGGACATCCGATTTACCACAAAAGGCAGCGTTCTGTTTGCAACGGTGCTGGGCGTTCCCAATCAGAAGACGATCATCATTAAATCGCTGGGAAAAGCGAGCGCAAAGCGATACCAAAGACAACAAATAGCGAATATTCAACTGTTGGGCAGTACGGACCCATTAAGTTTTGTGCAACATGCTGATTATCTGGAGGTCCATCTTCCGGAAAATACCGAAAGTAATGCTATTGGTATGGTACTGCGAATATCGTAA
- a CDS encoding AraC family transcriptional regulator, translating to MKHNLDFTLLHIGYAEHRADWNWKNINSPFARIHLILQGNAKIVREDKTVELKENHFYLTPSHTRHGYECNSNLKLFYIHIYERPDKMPSVFDLLRFPTEIVADQLTTNLVERLYQINPGRELSYYDPNDYDNATELSRNIALQGSTPIALELESQAIIKQIFSRFFAYAEELTPAVDSRMTRVLEYIHIHIDTVIPMAKLAEISCLTKDHMIRSFKKQMNCTPGKYINRKKIEKAQLNLLVEDCSVQELAYKLGFDNIFYFNRLFKKLTGENPTTYRKRLKSVQNRSELNVE from the coding sequence ATGAAGCACAACCTGGATTTTACCTTGTTACATATTGGTTACGCCGAGCATCGGGCAGATTGGAACTGGAAAAATATCAACAGTCCGTTTGCCAGAATTCACCTAATATTACAGGGAAATGCTAAAATTGTGCGGGAGGACAAGACTGTCGAACTCAAAGAAAACCACTTTTACCTAACACCTTCGCATACACGCCACGGGTATGAATGCAATTCTAATCTAAAACTATTTTATATACATATTTACGAGCGTCCTGATAAAATGCCCAGTGTTTTCGATCTTTTGCGTTTCCCTACGGAGATCGTTGCAGACCAGCTTACTACTAACCTGGTGGAGCGGCTTTATCAAATCAATCCCGGTCGTGAGCTTTCCTATTACGATCCAAATGATTATGACAATGCTACGGAACTCAGCAGAAATATCGCATTACAGGGAAGCACACCCATAGCGCTGGAACTGGAAAGTCAAGCGATTATCAAGCAGATTTTTTCGCGCTTTTTTGCTTACGCCGAAGAGCTGACGCCTGCGGTAGACAGTCGGATGACCCGGGTATTGGAGTATATTCATATACATATCGATACGGTGATACCGATGGCGAAGTTGGCAGAAATTTCCTGTTTGACAAAAGACCACATGATCAGGTCGTTCAAAAAACAGATGAATTGTACGCCGGGAAAGTATATAAACCGCAAAAAGATCGAAAAAGCTCAACTCAATTTGCTGGTTGAAGACTGCAGCGTGCAAGAGCTGGCTTACAAACTAGGATTTGATAATATTTTCTACTTTAATCGTCTTTTTAAAAAGCTCACGGGTGAAAACCCAACGACCTATCGAAAGCGACTAAAATCAGTACAAAATAGATCTGAGCTTAATGTCGAGTAA